One part of the Dyadobacter sp. 676 genome encodes these proteins:
- a CDS encoding DUF6787 family protein, giving the protein MQSGEKNAQPWLGKMQEKWGLETTRQVLLVLAVFSLSGSTVVWLRKGLFYLLGYDDATPMWLKTITYILFIFPTYQSLLLLYGFLLGQFSFFWEKEKKMFRWIAARFKK; this is encoded by the coding sequence ATGCAAAGCGGAGAAAAGAATGCACAGCCCTGGTTGGGCAAAATGCAGGAAAAATGGGGATTGGAAACAACCAGGCAGGTTTTATTGGTACTCGCGGTTTTCAGCTTGTCGGGCTCTACGGTGGTGTGGCTTCGAAAAGGGCTTTTCTACCTCCTGGGTTATGACGACGCGACGCCGATGTGGCTAAAAACCATTACCTACATCCTCTTCATTTTCCCGACTTACCAGAGTTTATTGCTATTGTATGGTTTTCTGCTGGGCCAGTTCTCTTTTTTCTGGGAAAAGGAAAAGAAAATGTTCCGCTGGATTGCCGCCAGGTTCAAAAAATAA
- a CDS encoding cytochrome c peroxidase — protein sequence MRKVTGILSFWVVLLALAVSCKKSGTDEPEPRPPGSSPTPLQWTKPSYFPDPVYDLSRNPLTVEGVELGKFLFYDGILSRTDNIGCGTCHQQQAAFTHHGHDLSHGVDDKIGTRNAPSVQNMAWNTSFFWDGGVHELDMVPPVPIQNKVEMDERIGNVIEKLKKTPVAGAAKQVDYPKMFKAAFGSDSITADRMMQALSQFMMTMVSATSRYDYFVRGDASALTAQEKDGLSIFKQKCASCHAGELFTDQKFRNNGLTPNRINDQGRYAITLNDDDRLKFKVPSLRNVGLTAPYMHDGRFTTLEQVLDHYANDKPGSKDSIYVSPTLDPLLNVAGRKRGISLTSAEKQSIIAFLKTLNDDDFIKDKRFSDPGVGTSF from the coding sequence ATGAGGAAGGTTACAGGCATATTGAGCTTTTGGGTGGTATTACTGGCACTGGCGGTTTCCTGCAAGAAAAGCGGCACCGACGAGCCGGAACCCAGGCCGCCGGGCAGTTCGCCTACGCCTCTGCAATGGACAAAACCGTCGTATTTCCCTGATCCGGTTTATGATTTATCCAGAAATCCACTGACGGTCGAAGGCGTCGAGCTCGGAAAGTTTCTGTTTTACGATGGTATACTTTCAAGAACGGACAATATCGGTTGCGGTACATGTCATCAGCAGCAGGCTGCATTCACACATCACGGCCACGACCTGAGCCATGGTGTGGATGACAAGATCGGCACACGAAATGCGCCTTCGGTACAGAATATGGCCTGGAATACTTCCTTCTTTTGGGACGGCGGCGTGCATGAGCTGGACATGGTGCCGCCCGTACCCATTCAAAACAAGGTTGAGATGGACGAGCGGATCGGTAATGTGATCGAAAAGCTAAAAAAAACGCCGGTAGCAGGCGCCGCCAAGCAAGTAGATTACCCTAAGATGTTCAAAGCGGCATTCGGTAGCGACAGCATTACCGCCGACCGGATGATGCAGGCGCTGTCCCAGTTTATGATGACGATGGTTTCGGCCACGTCCAGGTACGATTATTTTGTAAGAGGCGACGCTTCTGCGCTAACCGCTCAGGAGAAGGATGGATTATCGATTTTTAAACAAAAATGCGCCTCCTGCCATGCCGGAGAACTTTTTACGGACCAGAAATTCAGGAATAACGGTCTGACGCCCAACCGAATCAACGACCAGGGCAGATATGCCATTACATTGAACGACGACGACCGGCTGAAATTCAAGGTGCCGAGCCTGCGGAACGTGGGCTTGACGGCCCCCTACATGCACGATGGCCGTTTCACGACACTGGAGCAGGTGCTCGACCATTATGCCAACGATAAGCCGGGCAGCAAGGACAGCATTTATGTTTCACCGACGCTCGACCCGCTGCTGAATGTAGCCGGCCGGAAACGTGGGATCAGCCTGACAAGCGCAGAAAAGCAATCGATCATTGCCTTTCTGAAAACACTGAATGACGACGATTTTATCAAAGACAAACGTTTTTCCGATCCCGGCGTCGGGACATCGTTTTAA
- a CDS encoding MotA/TolQ/ExbB proton channel family protein, which translates to MMLLQALTDSTAAAPVAEQGLSVIDLLAKGGWVMLPLGLLFLATLFLIIERFLGIGANGKIEPQFVDNVKDFIQQGNLKSAESLCRNQRNAAGRILERAIGRIGYPIKDIETTIENASQIEIQRMEGNLPYLGVIAGIAPMLGFVGTISGIIRIFYDISISNDFNISTIAGGMYEKMITSGSGLIIGLIAYAGYHLLNMKIDRFALRLQMAASDFLDVLQKPVAAK; encoded by the coding sequence ATGATGCTTCTGCAAGCACTTACTGACTCTACTGCGGCCGCACCCGTCGCTGAGCAGGGCCTTTCTGTAATCGATCTGCTCGCCAAAGGGGGGTGGGTAATGTTGCCGCTCGGATTGTTGTTCCTGGCCACGTTGTTCCTCATTATCGAACGTTTCCTGGGAATCGGCGCCAATGGTAAGATCGAGCCGCAATTTGTGGATAATGTGAAGGATTTTATTCAGCAGGGAAACCTGAAATCGGCGGAGTCGCTTTGCAGAAACCAGCGTAACGCCGCCGGCCGCATTCTCGAAAGGGCTATCGGCCGCATCGGTTACCCGATTAAAGACATTGAAACAACGATTGAAAATGCCAGCCAGATCGAAATCCAGCGCATGGAAGGCAACCTGCCGTATCTTGGAGTGATAGCGGGTATCGCGCCGATGCTCGGGTTCGTGGGTACGATTTCCGGTATTATCCGTATTTTCTACGATATTTCGATTTCCAACGACTTCAATATCAGCACCATTGCGGGTGGTATGTATGAAAAAATGATCACTTCCGGTTCCGGTCTGATCATCGGTTTGATTGCCTATGCGGGTTACCACTTGCTGAACATGAAAATCGACCGTTTCGCATTGCGCCTGCAAATGGCGGCATCCGATTTTCTGGATGTGCTTCAAAAGCCTGTTGCGGCAAAATAG
- a CDS encoding mechanosensitive ion channel domain-containing protein — MDFDIIKAQIWPLVTLYGGKIVLAIVAFIIGRLIVGKISSMLSNVMEKRKVDRDVQPFLSSLIVVLLNVMLLLSIAGIVGIETSSFVAVLGAAGLAVGLALQGSLANFAGGVLILIFKPYRVGDLISAQGFTGTVEGVQIFNTILVTPDNKTIILPNGALSTSPITNISGKGKIRVDMVFAAGSQNGVDKIRASVQKAIDACPTALKDVQHDILVTKLTENAIFFDVRVWTPSATYWETYYDVHEGISRQFALDGIQAPKPAELSVAVKQ; from the coding sequence ATGGATTTTGACATTATCAAGGCGCAGATCTGGCCGCTGGTCACGCTCTACGGCGGCAAAATCGTATTAGCCATTGTCGCATTTATCATCGGCAGGCTCATCGTCGGGAAAATCAGTTCGATGCTGAGCAACGTCATGGAAAAACGCAAGGTCGACCGTGATGTACAGCCGTTCCTGAGCTCTCTGATCGTCGTCCTGCTCAATGTTATGCTGCTGCTGAGCATCGCGGGCATTGTAGGTATCGAAACATCCTCTTTTGTGGCAGTACTCGGTGCGGCGGGTCTGGCCGTAGGCCTGGCATTGCAGGGAAGTCTCGCAAATTTTGCGGGCGGTGTCCTGATCCTGATTTTCAAGCCCTATCGCGTGGGCGACCTGATCAGCGCGCAGGGCTTCACCGGCACCGTGGAAGGAGTGCAGATTTTTAACACGATACTTGTAACACCCGACAATAAAACCATTATTCTACCGAACGGCGCACTTTCTACTTCCCCTATTACGAATATCTCCGGAAAAGGCAAAATCCGGGTCGATATGGTTTTCGCAGCGGGAAGCCAGAATGGTGTGGATAAAATCAGGGCTTCCGTGCAAAAAGCGATCGATGCCTGCCCTACTGCCCTGAAAGACGTTCAACACGATATTTTGGTCACCAAGCTGACTGAAAACGCCATTTTCTTCGATGTACGTGTTTGGACGCCCAGCGCGACTTATTGGGAAACTTATTACGACGTACACGAAGGCATCAGCCGCCAGTTCGCACTGGATGGCATCCAGGCCCCGAAGCCAGCCGAGTTAAGCGTTGCCGTAAAGCAATAA
- a CDS encoding MbnP family protein, whose product MKRTFSFLSAWAFMSGLLMVSCSFPDEKDNTDPIETGTIQLQFDNMVGSQDLQLDSARYLNAAGEDFTVSKLNYYISNIKLIRMDGSVFTVPQDSSYFLIREAHPESQKLTIRNVLTGDYTGIEFVVGVDSLRSVMDPSEPGRKGILDKDKGPTNEEAMYWDWNPGYIFLMLEGYSDSATTSNGKYYYHIGGFGGRTEKTLNNLKTIKLTFPGQKAIVTTSIVSNVHIQADILKIFNGPTQLSIRKSSGIMFSDSSKYVADNYADMFSVKEIKIN is encoded by the coding sequence ATGAAAAGAACATTTTCATTTCTGTCTGCATGGGCGTTCATGTCGGGGTTGCTGATGGTCTCCTGCTCATTTCCGGACGAGAAGGACAATACCGATCCCATTGAAACCGGCACCATTCAACTGCAATTCGATAACATGGTAGGTAGCCAGGATTTGCAGCTCGACAGCGCCAGATACCTCAACGCCGCAGGCGAGGACTTTACGGTCAGCAAGCTGAACTACTATATTTCGAACATCAAATTGATCCGGATGGACGGCAGCGTGTTCACGGTCCCGCAGGATTCGAGCTATTTCCTGATCCGTGAGGCGCATCCGGAATCGCAAAAACTGACAATCCGCAATGTGTTGACCGGCGACTATACCGGCATCGAGTTCGTAGTGGGCGTGGATAGCCTGCGCAGCGTAATGGACCCGTCCGAGCCCGGGCGCAAAGGCATTCTCGACAAGGATAAGGGCCCTACCAATGAGGAAGCCATGTATTGGGACTGGAACCCAGGCTACATTTTTCTGATGCTAGAAGGTTATTCCGATTCGGCAACAACTTCCAACGGCAAGTACTATTACCACATAGGCGGTTTCGGTGGCAGAACGGAAAAAACGCTCAACAACCTCAAAACCATCAAACTGACTTTCCCCGGTCAGAAGGCGATCGTCACGACGAGCATTGTCTCCAATGTGCATATCCAGGCCGATATTCTGAAAATTTTCAATGGCCCTACGCAGTTAAGTATCCGGAAAAGCTCCGGGATTATGTTTTCCGACTCTTCGAAGTATGTCGCCGACAATTACGCCGATATGTTTAGTGTCAAGGAAATCAAAATCAATTAA
- a CDS encoding PepSY domain-containing protein: protein MPGIRKGVDDKLRYFNTATGLELPDGDRIYAEHMARYMLGEPESMIISSTLLTEFTDQYKYVNRFLPVWKISFDDDREMDIYVETGQSRFATFNDRGRKAFIRVFSTFHNWGFMDMIANNTVRIAVMVAFLSLIILSAVAGVMVYGLMWKKFKTGRSGNRRGMLRKYHRSIGIWCSIFTFAFAFSGAYHAVQKLDPDQRQKYIYDPVIKTEEIAQASMIDLKGVSNIGLIKWGKNIFWQTVRKDWETDKTIVDYINIRDGQKLDDGNIRFAKYLARKFAAQEARNAESCCDLMEAQISSPISDAEVEKASLVTTFAGEYGFVNKRLPVVKLAYDTPQHTTYYIETTTGRLAAKVEDHDRREGFSFAFFHKYSGLDFLGKNARDGVMTAAAASVLIVSVLGLLVFLKIK, encoded by the coding sequence ATGCCTGGTATCAGGAAAGGTGTGGATGATAAATTAAGGTATTTCAACACCGCCACTGGCCTTGAACTACCCGACGGCGATCGCATATATGCCGAACACATGGCACGCTATATGCTTGGCGAGCCGGAGTCGATGATCATTTCGAGCACATTACTGACGGAATTCACCGATCAGTACAAATATGTCAATCGCTTTTTACCGGTCTGGAAAATCAGCTTCGACGACGATCGCGAAATGGATATTTACGTTGAAACCGGCCAAAGCCGTTTTGCCACGTTCAACGACAGGGGACGCAAGGCTTTCATCCGGGTGTTCAGCACGTTCCATAACTGGGGCTTTATGGATATGATCGCCAACAACACAGTCCGCATTGCGGTAATGGTCGCGTTTCTGAGTCTCATTATTCTATCGGCCGTCGCCGGTGTAATGGTGTACGGGTTAATGTGGAAAAAATTTAAAACCGGCCGTTCGGGCAACCGGCGCGGCATGCTGCGCAAATACCACCGCTCAATCGGCATCTGGTGCAGCATTTTCACATTCGCATTTGCATTCTCGGGTGCCTACCATGCCGTTCAAAAGCTCGATCCCGACCAGCGGCAGAAATACATTTACGATCCGGTGATCAAAACCGAGGAAATCGCACAGGCGTCGATGATCGACCTCAAAGGCGTTTCCAACATCGGCCTGATCAAATGGGGCAAAAATATTTTCTGGCAAACCGTGCGGAAAGACTGGGAAACCGATAAAACCATCGTGGATTACATAAATATTCGTGACGGCCAAAAGCTCGACGACGGCAACATCCGTTTCGCGAAGTACCTGGCACGCAAGTTTGCCGCGCAGGAAGCACGCAATGCGGAAAGCTGCTGCGACCTGATGGAAGCGCAAATCTCATCGCCTATTTCGGACGCAGAAGTTGAGAAAGCCTCGCTGGTAACCACTTTCGCGGGGGAATACGGCTTTGTGAACAAGCGGCTGCCGGTAGTAAAACTGGCGTACGACACGCCTCAACATACCACTTACTATATTGAAACGACCACAGGCCGCCTTGCGGCGAAGGTGGAAGACCACGATCGGCGCGAAGGTTTCAGTTTCGCATTTTTCCATAAATACAGCGGACTGGATTTTCTCGGCAAAAACGCACGCGACGGTGTGATGACTGCCGCCGCAGCGAGCGTTTTGATTGTAAGTGTGCTGGGACTGCTGGTGTTTTTAAAGATTAAATAG
- a CDS encoding TonB-dependent receptor, producing the protein MNLKIFLQALFLYICTRAAVAQGIEGNVFDSQTKEPIPGATVQIVSANLGTTTDNNGHFAFNSPVPNAVLRISSVGFSAKEVHLDGGKNIKIGLDAASENLQSVVVTGNREATLRTESPIAISKLTPRMIDEAKPTAMYEIVNKVPGVMMVNLGNEQHSMAIRQPFTTNAYFLYMEDGVPVRPMGVFNHNSILEFNQFAVSSVEVVKGPVSSIYGPEAVGGAINFITQRPTILPTAKIGVQADQWGYKRIQYGAGGMAGKFGAYVGGFVANQRDAWMKSSDYDKNAINARMEYHFSPSTRLIYTLAYSKYDSQTSGSVDSLAFYSRQYVSTTDFTYRKVSSLRSRLTLEKDWKNGSQTFITAFARKNEHGQNPNYGIRWTTGQETARGEINSSNFKSLGILTQHSQKFDFLNSKLITGAVFDFSPSDYWSYQIDLAAQLRADKKSVEKYTIIKERPDIKNADYDADIKNTAAYAQYDFELLPKLRVSAGLRYDRMSFTYNNFLDSTSGGKSYSKVTPKIGATYDLGKGKGIYANYSRGFSPPGLTSVFRKRAVPAENGDLFYYNLKPAEFNNAEIGGWASLLDNKIYIDLAFYQMNGRNELLNVRLPDNSYDYQSAGKTLHRGAEFGITYKPTKEFFFRFGGTTAIHRYEEFILSSRESDAIKNVNGKDMPSSPRWLWNTEFSYYPKWFKNFRSSVEWQHVASYYQNQVNTVRYEGYDILNLRLGYNWKGIELFGNVMNLTDVLYATNATRGNNATDRTTYNAAAPRTFVFGVQYTFTGKK; encoded by the coding sequence ATGAACCTGAAAATATTTTTACAGGCGCTATTCCTGTATATATGCACGCGTGCGGCCGTCGCGCAGGGCATCGAGGGCAATGTATTTGATTCCCAAACCAAGGAACCCATTCCCGGCGCAACCGTGCAGATCGTCTCCGCCAACCTCGGCACCACTACCGACAATAATGGGCATTTCGCATTCAATAGCCCGGTTCCCAACGCCGTACTCCGCATTTCCAGCGTTGGATTTTCGGCGAAAGAAGTGCATCTCGATGGTGGTAAGAACATTAAAATAGGGCTGGATGCCGCGTCAGAAAACCTGCAATCCGTAGTGGTAACCGGTAACCGGGAGGCCACTTTGCGTACGGAAAGCCCGATCGCCATTTCCAAACTCACACCGCGGATGATCGACGAGGCCAAACCTACCGCCATGTACGAAATCGTGAACAAGGTGCCCGGCGTAATGATGGTGAACCTGGGCAACGAGCAGCATTCGATGGCGATCCGCCAGCCGTTTACGACCAATGCCTATTTCCTTTATATGGAGGATGGCGTTCCCGTCCGTCCGATGGGCGTTTTTAATCACAATTCTATTCTCGAATTCAACCAGTTCGCGGTCAGCTCGGTCGAGGTCGTGAAAGGCCCGGTCTCTTCCATTTACGGTCCGGAGGCTGTGGGCGGCGCGATCAATTTCATTACCCAACGGCCCACGATCTTGCCGACCGCCAAAATTGGCGTCCAGGCCGACCAGTGGGGCTACAAACGCATTCAGTATGGCGCCGGCGGCATGGCTGGCAAGTTCGGCGCGTACGTGGGCGGCTTCGTGGCCAACCAGCGCGATGCCTGGATGAAAAGCTCAGATTATGATAAGAACGCGATCAATGCGCGAATGGAATATCACTTCTCGCCATCGACGAGGCTTATTTATACCCTGGCTTACAGCAAATACGACTCGCAAACCAGCGGTAGCGTGGACAGCCTCGCATTTTACTCCCGCCAATATGTGAGCACCACCGATTTTACCTACCGCAAAGTGAGCTCGCTGCGCAGCCGGCTTACGCTCGAAAAAGACTGGAAAAACGGCTCACAGACTTTCATAACCGCATTTGCAAGAAAAAATGAGCACGGCCAAAATCCGAATTACGGCATCCGCTGGACGACCGGCCAGGAAACTGCCAGGGGCGAGATCAATTCCAGCAACTTCAAAAGCCTCGGCATACTTACCCAGCATAGCCAGAAATTCGATTTCCTGAACTCCAAACTGATCACCGGCGCTGTTTTTGACTTTTCGCCATCCGATTACTGGTCCTATCAGATCGACCTCGCCGCGCAGCTGCGGGCGGATAAAAAGTCGGTGGAAAAGTATACCATCATCAAGGAGCGTCCCGACATCAAAAATGCGGATTATGACGCCGACATCAAAAATACGGCCGCTTATGCACAATATGATTTCGAATTGTTACCGAAGCTCCGCGTTTCGGCTGGCTTGCGTTACGACCGGATGTCATTTACCTACAACAACTTTCTCGATAGCACCTCGGGCGGTAAGTCTTACAGCAAGGTTACCCCGAAAATCGGCGCTACTTATGATTTGGGCAAGGGAAAAGGGATTTATGCCAACTATTCGAGAGGTTTCTCGCCGCCCGGGCTGACGTCGGTATTCCGCAAACGCGCGGTACCGGCTGAAAACGGCGATTTGTTTTACTACAATCTGAAACCGGCGGAATTTAACAATGCGGAAATCGGCGGCTGGGCCTCGTTGCTCGACAACAAAATTTATATCGACCTGGCATTCTATCAAATGAATGGAAGGAACGAGTTGCTGAATGTGAGGCTGCCGGATAATTCCTACGATTATCAGTCGGCTGGAAAGACGTTGCATCGTGGGGCCGAATTCGGAATCACCTATAAACCGACGAAGGAGTTTTTCTTCCGCTTCGGCGGAACCACGGCCATTCACCGATATGAAGAATTCATTTTAAGCAGCCGTGAATCCGATGCTATAAAAAATGTAAACGGCAAGGACATGCCGTCGTCGCCACGCTGGCTGTGGAACACCGAATTCAGCTATTATCCCAAATGGTTTAAAAACTTCCGCTCTTCGGTAGAATGGCAGCACGTGGCTTCCTACTACCAAAATCAGGTCAATACCGTCAGATACGAAGGTTACGATATCCTGAACTTACGGCTTGGTTATAACTGGAAGGGCATCGAGTTGTTCGGCAATGTCATGAACCTGACCGATGTGCTGTATGCCACCAATGCCACACGCGGTAACAATGCCACCGACCGCACCACGTACAATGCGGCCGCACCACGCACGTTCGTTTTCGGCGTTCAGTATACATTCACCGGTAAAAAGTAG
- a CDS encoding Uma2 family endonuclease encodes MRKIHTMALAQALALSQPTMYSEEEYLRLENDAFEKSEYFQGQIIKMAGAAPNHTRVKENVIGEIYPALKKNKSCRSSSSEQRIHIPANSLYTYPDIIIVCGPNKFSKLDRITIINPSVIIEILSPSTEYDRGLKFKLYRDIETLQEYVTIDSRKADAQVFRRMPDNQWILADDAFSLTETITIKPLVRRCKWPTFMTVPRM; translated from the coding sequence TTGAGAAAAATACACACTATGGCATTGGCACAGGCATTGGCACTTTCACAACCGACCATGTACTCAGAAGAGGAATATCTCCGCCTTGAAAACGACGCCTTTGAAAAGAGCGAGTACTTTCAGGGGCAGATTATCAAAATGGCCGGGGCAGCACCGAATCACACCAGGGTTAAGGAAAATGTAATCGGAGAAATTTATCCGGCTTTGAAAAAGAACAAATCCTGCCGGAGCTCTTCGAGCGAGCAGCGGATTCACATACCTGCCAATTCGCTTTACACCTATCCTGACATTATCATCGTTTGCGGGCCGAACAAGTTTTCAAAACTGGATCGTATCACGATCATTAACCCATCGGTGATTATTGAAATTCTTTCTCCATCTACCGAGTATGACCGCGGACTGAAATTCAAATTGTACCGCGACATCGAAACCTTACAGGAATATGTGACGATAGACTCCCGGAAAGCCGACGCACAGGTTTTCCGCCGGATGCCCGATAATCAGTGGATATTGGCCGACGACGCATTCTCCCTAACCGAAACAATTACCATCAAACCATTGGTGCGACGCTGCAAATGGCCGACCTTTATGACGGTACCGAGAATGTAA
- the ffh gene encoding signal recognition particle protein, which translates to MFENLQDKLNNAFRTLKGKDRISDINVAATTKEVRKALVDADVNFKVAKEITDRIRDKAIDRKILISVEPGQMFVKIVQEELTELMGGQAEGINIKGDPAVILIAGLQGSGKTTFSGKLASLLKKQGRQVLLTACDVYRPAAIDQLKVLGEQIGVEVYAEPENKNAVSIAQNAVAHARKVGKKIVIVDTAGRLAVDEVMMQEVQDIKTAVKPSEILFVVDSMTGQDAVNTAKTFNERLDFDGVVLTKLDGDARGGAALSIRQVVEKPIKYISTGEKMEALDSFYPDRMASRILGMGDVISLVERAQQAFDEDEAKRINAKMRQNKFDFDDFLGQLQQIKKMGNVKDLIGMIPGMGAAVKNLDIDNESFKPIEAIIQSMTKKERENPDIIDGSRKKRIAAGSGTTILQVNNLIKQFDEMRKMMKKMNTMQAAGKLGKAMRR; encoded by the coding sequence ATGTTTGAAAACTTACAGGACAAACTCAACAATGCCTTTCGCACACTAAAAGGAAAGGACAGGATATCCGATATAAATGTAGCCGCCACCACCAAGGAAGTACGCAAAGCGCTGGTCGATGCCGACGTTAACTTCAAGGTAGCCAAAGAAATTACCGACCGCATCCGCGACAAGGCCATCGACAGGAAAATTCTGATCTCTGTTGAACCGGGGCAGATGTTCGTCAAAATCGTGCAGGAAGAACTGACCGAGCTCATGGGCGGCCAGGCCGAAGGGATCAATATCAAGGGCGATCCGGCCGTGATCCTGATTGCCGGTTTGCAGGGCTCCGGTAAAACGACTTTCTCCGGAAAACTCGCCTCGTTGCTCAAAAAACAAGGCCGCCAGGTTCTTCTTACCGCCTGCGACGTGTACCGCCCCGCGGCGATCGACCAGCTGAAAGTGCTCGGCGAGCAGATCGGCGTGGAAGTATACGCGGAACCCGAGAATAAGAATGCGGTCAGCATCGCCCAGAATGCGGTTGCGCACGCGAGAAAAGTAGGTAAGAAAATCGTGATCGTCGATACGGCGGGCCGTTTGGCGGTGGACGAAGTAATGATGCAGGAGGTACAGGACATTAAAACCGCCGTAAAACCCTCGGAAATCCTCTTTGTGGTCGACTCCATGACGGGTCAGGACGCGGTGAATACGGCCAAAACGTTTAATGAAAGACTCGATTTCGACGGGGTCGTTCTGACCAAGCTCGACGGTGACGCCCGAGGCGGTGCGGCGCTTTCGATCCGCCAGGTGGTGGAGAAACCGATCAAATACATCAGTACCGGGGAGAAAATGGAGGCGCTCGACTCCTTCTATCCCGATCGTATGGCAAGCCGCATCCTCGGCATGGGCGACGTGATTTCCCTTGTCGAACGTGCCCAGCAGGCGTTCGACGAAGACGAAGCAAAGCGCATCAACGCCAAAATGCGCCAGAACAAATTCGACTTCGACGACTTCCTGGGCCAGTTGCAACAGATCAAAAAGATGGGTAACGTAAAAGATCTCATCGGTATGATTCCCGGTATGGGCGCCGCAGTGAAAAACCTCGATATCGATAATGAGTCGTTCAAACCGATCGAGGCAATTATCCAGTCGATGACCAAAAAGGAACGCGAAAACCCCGATATCATCGACGGAAGCCGTAAAAAGCGCATTGCGGCAGGTAGCGGCACCACCATTCTGCAAGTCAACAACCTGATCAAACAATTTGATGAAATGCGGAAGATGATGAAAAAAATGAATACCATGCAGGCCGCCGGGAAACTCGGTAAAGCAATGCGCCGCTAA
- a CDS encoding biopolymer transporter ExbD: MKIRRKSRFAPEVFTHSLNDIMFFLLLFFLIISTMSNPNVIKLMLPKASATQQMYKKQITLSVDENKAYFIDKEPIPFDRLEAELQNIFANVEERTVVLRVDKNLAVQDLVDVLEIGAKNDIKMVMATAK, translated from the coding sequence ATGAAAATACGTCGGAAGAGCCGGTTTGCCCCGGAGGTGTTTACGCACTCGCTCAACGATATCATGTTCTTCCTGCTGTTGTTCTTTTTGATCATCTCGACGATGTCCAATCCGAACGTGATCAAACTGATGCTGCCGAAAGCATCGGCCACGCAGCAGATGTATAAGAAGCAAATCACCTTGTCGGTCGATGAGAATAAGGCCTATTTTATCGATAAAGAGCCCATTCCGTTTGATCGCCTCGAAGCTGAATTACAGAATATCTTTGCCAATGTGGAAGAACGCACCGTTGTGCTGCGCGTGGATAAGAATCTTGCCGTGCAGGACCTCGTGGATGTGCTCGAAATCGGTGCGAAGAACGACATTAAAATGGTGATGGCTACGGCTAAATAA
- a CDS encoding Gfo/Idh/MocA family oxidoreductase gives MAILKAAIIGGGHIADKNHLPALAKLADRVKAVSICSRDIHKAQALAGKYGVPFAYDNPDEMYRSEGKPDIVINCTANNLHYPLTVQALENGCHVLCEKPPGMNASEACEMADLAQKKGLTLAYNFQRRHAPEYTTLKNCHRLGHLGDIYHIKAYYLRRRGIPGWGNFTNKTIQGGGAMIDLGIHMLDLALGLTGYRHPDRVVANIYDFIGRTGGKGLKGEWDPVRFEVEDACFAHLSFPDNVSIMLSTSFALNMEQEETVNLEVFGTKGGAKLFPFSVHTEMAGELADIRFPHLGHVDIQLQNTIAFLDLCEGKPANICDAAQGAVLQSIVEQIYQSADNR, from the coding sequence ATGGCCATCCTTAAAGCCGCCATTATCGGTGGCGGGCATATTGCCGACAAGAATCACCTCCCGGCATTAGCCAAACTGGCTGACCGCGTCAAAGCCGTTTCCATATGCAGCCGCGATATTCACAAGGCCCAGGCATTGGCCGGCAAGTACGGCGTCCCATTTGCCTACGACAATCCCGATGAAATGTACCGGAGCGAAGGCAAGCCCGACATTGTCATCAACTGCACGGCCAATAACCTGCATTACCCGCTTACCGTGCAGGCGCTGGAAAACGGCTGCCACGTCTTGTGTGAAAAACCACCGGGTATGAATGCCAGCGAAGCGTGTGAAATGGCCGATCTGGCCCAAAAGAAAGGGTTAACGCTCGCATACAATTTTCAGCGTCGACACGCGCCGGAGTACACCACATTGAAAAACTGTCATCGGCTGGGCCATCTCGGGGACATTTACCACATTAAAGCGTACTATCTCCGCCGCCGCGGCATCCCCGGTTGGGGTAATTTTACCAACAAAACCATCCAGGGAGGCGGTGCGATGATCGACCTCGGCATTCATATGCTCGACCTGGCGCTGGGTTTAACCGGCTACCGGCATCCCGACCGCGTTGTAGCCAACATTTACGATTTTATTGGGAGAACCGGCGGGAAGGGCCTTAAAGGCGAATGGGACCCGGTCCGCTTTGAAGTCGAAGACGCGTGCTTTGCCCACTTGTCGTTTCCTGACAATGTGAGTATAATGCTGTCCACGTCGTTTGCGCTGAATATGGAGCAGGAGGAAACGGTCAATCTGGAAGTATTCGGGACAAAAGGCGGTGCAAAACTCTTCCCGTTCTCGGTACACACCGAAATGGCCGGCGAACTCGCCGACATTCGTTTTCCGCATCTGGGCCACGTCGATATCCAGCTGCAAAACACCATCGCATTCCTGGATCTTTGTGAAGGGAAACCTGCCAATATCTGCGATGCGGCGCAGGGCGCCGTTCTACAATCTATCGTAGAACAAATCTACCAAAGCGCCGACAACCGGTAG